Proteins from a genomic interval of Poecile atricapillus isolate bPoeAtr1 chromosome 1, bPoeAtr1.hap1, whole genome shotgun sequence:
- the SLC35A5 gene encoding probable UDP-sugar transporter protein SLC35A5, giving the protein MKLEWCSRFALCSKTTSQTFLLGGVFITLGSSRILLMKYSANEDNKYDYLPTTVNMCSEVVKLVLCVVLALWNRKKEKGCMDNLSECFSWKNVCNSMKWSIPAFLYFLDNLIVFYVLSYLQPAMAVLFSNFVIITTALLFRIVLKRRLSWVQWASLVILFLSIVALTRGSGGHQHSLAAHGFHHNMFFRPSNHCLLATGPEEACVEKGNCAAPSFLHSFQWNVTTTMAGALKPLRLSLGHLLILVQCFVSALANIYNEKMLKDVDQLGESIFTQNSKLYAFGVLFNGLMLALQAKDRRQIGNCGFFYGHNIFSVALIFVTAFLGLSVAFILKFRDNMFHVMTAQINTVIITTVSFVIFDFRPSLEFFLEAPVVLLSIFIYNASKARGLEYATLRERGKLIKGDAWERSSGDGEEFERLNKPGSDIDTDEDSL; this is encoded by the exons ATGAAGTTGGAGTGGTGTAGTCGATTTGCCCTTTGCTCCAAGACAACCAGCCAGACCTTTCTGCTTGGAGGAGTGTTCATCACGCTGGGCTCAAGTCGAATCCTCCTGATGAAGTATTCTGCCAATGAAG ATAACAAGTATGATTATCTTCCTACGACAGTGAACATGTGTTCTGAAGTAGTGAAACTGGTCTTATGTGTAGTGTTGGCACTGTGGAATAGGAAAAAAG aaaaagGTTGTATGGATAATCTCTCTGAATGTTTTTCCTGGAAGAATGTATGTAATTCCATGAAATGGTCAATTCCtgcctttctttattttttggaTAACTTGATTGTCTTCTACGTACTGTCCTACCTCCAGCCA GCAATGGCTGTACTCTTCTCAAATTTTGTCATTATAACAACAGCTCTTCTCTTCAGGATAGTGCTAAA GCGAAGACTCTCTTGGGTACAGTGGGCGTCTCTGGTGATCTTATTCCTGTCCATCGTTGCCCTGACTCGAGGAAGTGGAGGCCATCAGCACAGCTTGGCTGCACATGGATTTCATCACAATATGTTTTTTAGGCCATCTAACCACTGCCTTCTCGCTACTGGACCTGAGGAAGCATGCGTGGAAAAGGGCAACTGCGCAGCACCAAGTTTCCTTCACAGCTTCCAGTGGAATGTGACCACTACCATGGCAGGAGCATTGAAGCCTCTCCGCCTCAGCCTGGGCCATCTGCTTATTCTAGTGCAGTGTTTTGTGTCTGCCCTGGCTAACATCTACAATGAAAAGATGCTGAAAGATGTGGATCAGCTTGGGGAAAGCATCTTCACACAGAACAGCAAACTCTATGCCTTTGGGGTGCTGTTCAATGGGCTCATGCTGGCGCTGCAGGCTAAGGACCGGAGGCAGATAGGGAACTGTGGCTTCTTTTATGGGCACAACATCTTCTCCGTGGCTCTTATATTTgtcacagctttcctggggctgtCTGTAGCCTTCATCTTGAAGTTCCGAGACAACATGTTCCATGTTATGACTGCTCAGATCAACACTGTCATCATCACCACTGTGTCTTTCGTCATCTTTGACTTCAGGCCTTCTCTAGAGTTCTTTTTGGAAGCTCCTGTTGTGCTTCTCTCCATATTCATTTATAATGCCAGTAAAGCAAGAGGCCTGGAATATGCCACTCTGCGGGAAAGGGGAAAACTCATCAAAGGAGATGCATGGGAGAGGTCAAGTGGG GATGGAGAAGAATTTGAGAGGTTGAACAAACCAGGCAGTGATATCGATACAGATGAAGATTCCCTCTAG